Genomic segment of Steroidobacter denitrificans:
GCGCGTCCGCGCCCTTGCAAAAGCGGTGGCGCAAACCTATTACCAATCCCGCGAAGCGCTAGGGTTTCCGCTACGATGAGCAAGCGCGACTTTTTGTTCGAACTCGGCACGGAAGAATTGCCACCGCGGTCCTTGTTCACCCTCGCTCGCTCGCTCAGCGACGGCATCGTCGCCGGCTTGGACGACGCATCGATCGCGCATGGCGAGGCGCAATGGTTCGCCACGCCGCGCCGGCTGGCCGTGCGCATTGCCGGCCTGGCCGATCGCCAGCCCGACCAGGAAATCAGGCGCCATGGGCCGGCGCTGACCGGCGCGTTCGATGCGCACGGCCAGCCCACCAAGGCTGCTCTGGGCTTCGCCGCCTCCTGCGGCGTGGCGCTGGACGCCTTGGGCCAGGCCGACGGCCCGAAAGGCGCGGTACTGGCGTTCGTGACGACGCGCAAGGGCGAGTCCACCCGCGCATTATTGCCGGATATCGTCACCGCTGCACTGAATGCCCTGCCGATCGCCAGGCGTATGCGCTGGGGTGCGGGTGAGCAGGAATTCGTGCGGCCGGTCCACTGGGCAGTGATGCTGCTCGGTGGACAAGTCGTCGAAGGCGAGATCCTGGGACTACGTATCGGCAACCGCTCGCGTGGCCATCGCTTCCACGCACCCCGGGAACTCACCGTAACCAGCCCCGCCAAATACCTGGACGTGCTGCGGGAGAAGGGCTCGGTCATGGCGGATGCCGCCCAGCGCCGTGAACATATTCGTAGTGAAGTCATGGCGATCGCCCGAAACCTGGGCGGCGAGGCGGTGATCGAAGCGGACTTGTTGGATGAAGTGACGGCACTGGTGGAATGGCCGGTGCCGCTGGCCGGGCGTTTCGATGCACGTTACCTGGAACTGCCGCCCGAGGTGCCGATCGCAACCCTGCAGGCGCATCAGCGCTACTTCCCTGTACGCGATGCGCAAGGCCGGCTGATGAACGCCTTCATCGCCGTTGCCAATATCCGCAGCCGCGACCCGGACAAGGTCAGGGACGGAAACGAAAGAGTTGTCCGGCCGCGTCTGGCAGACGCCGCCTTTTTCTGGGACGCCGACCGGCGCGTGCGACTGGAACAGCGCTGCGAGGCGCTCGCCGCAGTGACCTACCAGGCCGCACTGGGATCCTTGCTTGACAAGAGCAAGCGCATCGCCGTGCTGGCCGTGCGCATCGCCGAATCGCTGGGCGCGGACGCCGCCCTGGCACGACGTGCGGCCTTGTTGAGCAAGTGCGATCTGCTTACCGCCATGGTCGGGGAATTTCCCGAGCTGCAGGGCGTCATGGGCAAGTACTATGCGCAGCACGACGGCGAGGCAGCGGAGATCTGCACGGCGCTGGAGGAACAGTATTGGCCGCGCTTCGCCGGCGATCATGTACCGGCCACGAAAACCGGCCAGGTGCTGTCGATCGCCGACAAGCTCGATACGATCGCCGGCATCTTCTGCATCGGCCAGAAGCCCAGCGGCACCCGCGACCCCTTCGGTTTGCGCCGCGCCTCACTCGGCGTGCTGCGCTGCCTGCTGGAACGCAACCTGGACCTGGATCTGCAACAATTGATCGAGGCGGCCGTTGGGCTGCAGCCCGTACCGGCCCCGGATGGGGTCGCGCAGGATATCTGGGCCTACCTCATGGAACGCCTGCGCAGCAGTTACCTGGAAAGCCATTCGAATCGTGCCGTCACGACGGAGCTGTTCGATGCCGTGATCGGCAGCGATCCGCAC
This window contains:
- the glyS gene encoding glycine--tRNA ligase subunit beta produces the protein MSKRDFLFELGTEELPPRSLFTLARSLSDGIVAGLDDASIAHGEAQWFATPRRLAVRIAGLADRQPDQEIRRHGPALTGAFDAHGQPTKAALGFAASCGVALDALGQADGPKGAVLAFVTTRKGESTRALLPDIVTAALNALPIARRMRWGAGEQEFVRPVHWAVMLLGGQVVEGEILGLRIGNRSRGHRFHAPRELTVTSPAKYLDVLREKGSVMADAAQRREHIRSEVMAIARNLGGEAVIEADLLDEVTALVEWPVPLAGRFDARYLELPPEVPIATLQAHQRYFPVRDAQGRLMNAFIAVANIRSRDPDKVRDGNERVVRPRLADAAFFWDADRRVRLEQRCEALAAVTYQAALGSLLDKSKRIAVLAVRIAESLGADAALARRAALLSKCDLLTAMVGEFPELQGVMGKYYAQHDGEAAEICTALEEQYWPRFAGDHVPATKTGQVLSIADKLDTIAGIFCIGQKPSGTRDPFGLRRASLGVLRCLLERNLDLDLQQLIEAAVGLQPVPAPDGVAQDIWAYLMERLRSSYLESHSNRAVTTELFDAVIGSDPHSPVDIDIRLRALEGFLILPQAASLASANKRIANLLRKAPENISGAVDTAYLQDAAEHRLFDHVVAMERAVNPLFARREYTEALTQLASLRDDVDRFFDAVMIMADEPEVRANRLALLVRLRDLFLQVADLSRLPG